A window of Vicinamibacteria bacterium contains these coding sequences:
- a CDS encoding S9 family peptidase: MAFVVSEWDRRDDHFTTDLYLAEVSTGHVSRLTQAPADKRHPRWSPDGRSLAFLTDRDGHAQIHVLDTLGGPPHVVVALSRSVESFEWSPDGKEIAFLAVEPQPPAQPGSRKLPVVASEDIEYQRLWIVDIATGSIRQLRAGAKHVVQFAFSPKGDLLASLGQASPRWPDQVQRELYIVSRAGGEPRRVTTDGGEKKDPTWSPDGTEVAYLAAAEGNPLSVGPPKVHVVSAAGGTPRILAAAFEGYAQGLAWKGGRGLLFTAGVGVGQHLYRVALGGAAPQALTTGDGVYSAFTTDRDGRAVAATHESPSHPPEVWVATDVDQPFRVLTALNPQVAEWSLGKVETTRWKSSDGLEIEGLVVYPVDYVAGRRYPTILYVHGGPESANLRGFIANWDSLPQVYAGAGFVVFMPNFRGSSNYGGRFSLGGAGASSIAPEEGSFADSMTGLDHLIEGGIADAAHLAIKGWSYGGYFTSWAIGHTDRFKVAVEGAGDTNLVSYYGTAAINPGFDLLNEHPYDDPALWHKRSPLTYASKVRTPCLILQGEKDEIVPKGQSQEFHKALQHFGVPTELVIYPDQPHGLQVPSYQIDKMRRELEWIRKYIN, translated from the coding sequence GTGGCCTTCGTCGTGAGCGAGTGGGACCGACGGGACGACCATTTCACTACCGACCTTTACCTGGCCGAGGTGAGCACTGGTCATGTTTCGCGCCTCACCCAGGCGCCGGCCGACAAAAGGCACCCTCGGTGGAGCCCCGACGGTCGGTCTCTCGCCTTCCTCACTGACCGCGATGGTCATGCGCAAATCCACGTCTTGGACACCCTAGGTGGCCCCCCACATGTGGTGGTAGCCCTCTCTCGCTCCGTCGAGAGCTTCGAGTGGAGCCCTGACGGCAAGGAGATCGCGTTCCTGGCCGTGGAACCCCAACCGCCAGCCCAACCGGGGAGCCGCAAGCTCCCGGTTGTGGCCAGTGAGGACATCGAGTACCAGCGCCTTTGGATCGTGGATATCGCAACGGGCTCCATCCGGCAGCTTCGAGCGGGAGCAAAGCACGTGGTCCAGTTTGCCTTCTCTCCCAAAGGTGACCTCCTGGCCAGCCTTGGCCAGGCCTCCCCTCGGTGGCCGGACCAGGTCCAACGAGAGCTGTACATCGTGTCCCGGGCGGGCGGCGAACCAAGGCGGGTAACCACGGACGGCGGCGAAAAAAAGGATCCCACTTGGAGCCCTGATGGCACGGAGGTGGCCTATCTTGCCGCAGCGGAGGGCAACCCCCTCAGCGTCGGACCGCCGAAAGTTCACGTCGTATCGGCGGCGGGCGGAACGCCCAGGATTTTGGCCGCGGCTTTCGAGGGCTACGCCCAAGGGCTCGCCTGGAAGGGGGGTCGTGGCCTCTTGTTCACGGCGGGAGTGGGGGTGGGCCAGCACCTGTATCGCGTCGCGCTCGGCGGCGCGGCCCCGCAGGCGCTAACCACGGGTGACGGTGTCTATAGCGCCTTCACGACCGATCGCGACGGCCGCGCGGTGGCGGCGACTCATGAGAGCCCCTCCCACCCGCCTGAAGTGTGGGTCGCGACCGATGTGGACCAGCCCTTCCGGGTCTTGACCGCCCTCAACCCTCAGGTAGCCGAGTGGTCCCTCGGCAAAGTCGAGACCACCCGCTGGAAATCAAGCGACGGCCTCGAAATCGAAGGGCTCGTCGTGTACCCCGTGGATTACGTGGCGGGACGCCGCTACCCAACGATTCTCTACGTTCACGGAGGGCCGGAGAGCGCCAACCTGCGGGGCTTCATAGCGAACTGGGACAGCTTGCCGCAAGTATATGCAGGCGCCGGCTTCGTCGTGTTCATGCCCAACTTTCGCGGATCCTCGAACTATGGAGGCCGCTTCTCGCTGGGCGGCGCAGGCGCCAGCTCGATCGCGCCTGAGGAAGGAAGCTTCGCAGACAGCATGACCGGTCTCGACCACCTCATCGAGGGCGGGATCGCCGATGCCGCCCATCTCGCAATCAAAGGATGGAGCTACGGTGGATACTTCACCTCGTGGGCGATCGGCCACACCGACCGCTTCAAGGTGGCGGTCGAGGGCGCGGGGGACACCAACCTGGTCAGCTACTACGGAACGGCGGCGATCAACCCGGGGTTCGACCTCCTCAACGAGCATCCCTACGATGACCCGGCGCTGTGGCACAAGCGGTCGCCTCTCACCTACGCATCGAAAGTAAGGACACCCTGCCTTATCCTTCAAGGAGAGAAGGACGAGATCGTGCCGAAGGGCCAGAGTCAGGAGTTCCACAAGGCCCTGCAGCACTTCGGGGTGCCGACGGAGCTCGTGATCTACCCGGACCAGCCACATGGGCTCCAGGTGCCGAGCTATCAAATCGACAAGATGCGCCGGGAGCTCGAGTGGATCAGGAAATATATCAACTGA
- a CDS encoding amidohydrolase family protein yields the protein MRYLLITLLAAAPLTGPASPSQTPEGVVFSDVAVLPMDEEQVLSHRDVLVQRSIIRSIDQHRPNRPWPADTIVVHGAGKYLIPGLSDMHIHTQFGDEQQLKLYIVNGVTAVLNLSGSPQLLGWKDRIASGAILDPTFFSSGPILDGDPPTTPSHMVVRNREEAARQVEEQSRQGYDFVKPYSALSSDAYDGIVDAARRNHIRVVGHVPWSVGVEGVINANQDAIAHVEELYRYFVDRHEKPPPDTRPDPARIKALAKQLADHRIWVITTLSANSNILKQATHLSQLIESLETRFIPKSYLAECRTDDPYAKRGSDWVLQNEIMVPFLFEITAGLRAAGVQMMAGTDATNPIQVPGVTLHDELEQLVQAGLTPFEALVTATRNPAMFLGRLQEAGTVTPGTVADLVLLDSNPLENISNTRRIAGVLLRGRWLDHAQLESIKQDLVAHFAME from the coding sequence GTGCGCTACCTGTTGATCACGCTTCTTGCTGCGGCACCTCTCACCGGCCCCGCGAGCCCTTCCCAGACGCCCGAAGGGGTGGTGTTCAGTGACGTCGCAGTCCTGCCCATGGACGAGGAGCAGGTTCTCTCCCACCGGGACGTACTCGTCCAACGCAGTATCATCCGCAGCATAGATCAGCATCGGCCGAATAGGCCATGGCCGGCGGACACCATCGTGGTGCATGGCGCGGGGAAATACCTGATACCCGGTCTCTCCGACATGCACATCCACACTCAATTTGGGGATGAGCAGCAACTCAAGCTGTACATCGTGAACGGCGTAACCGCAGTTCTGAATCTGAGCGGCTCCCCGCAGTTGCTCGGGTGGAAAGACAGGATCGCTTCGGGTGCCATCCTCGACCCGACCTTCTTCAGCTCCGGTCCGATTCTTGATGGTGATCCGCCGACCACTCCGTCACACATGGTCGTGAGGAATAGAGAGGAAGCGGCAAGGCAGGTCGAGGAACAATCGCGTCAGGGCTACGACTTCGTGAAGCCATACAGCGCACTGTCGTCTGACGCCTACGACGGGATCGTGGACGCGGCAAGACGCAACCACATCCGCGTTGTCGGTCACGTGCCTTGGAGTGTGGGCGTTGAAGGAGTGATTAACGCCAATCAGGATGCGATCGCGCATGTGGAAGAGCTATACCGCTACTTCGTCGATCGACACGAGAAGCCTCCACCCGATACGCGGCCCGATCCAGCAAGAATCAAGGCACTTGCGAAACAGTTAGCAGATCACCGCATATGGGTCATTACAACGCTCTCCGCGAATAGCAATATCCTCAAGCAGGCCACGCACCTCAGCCAACTCATTGAATCGCTAGAGACGCGATTCATTCCCAAGTCCTACCTGGCTGAGTGCAGAACCGATGATCCTTATGCCAAGCGCGGCAGTGACTGGGTATTGCAGAACGAGATCATGGTGCCCTTCCTCTTCGAAATCACCGCTGGCCTGCGTGCGGCAGGGGTACAGATGATGGCGGGCACTGACGCCACGAATCCAATCCAAGTGCCCGGAGTCACATTGCACGACGAACTGGAGCAACTTGTTCAGGCGGGCTTGACGCCCTTCGAAGCCCTAGTTACGGCAACCCGAAACCCGGCGATGTTCTTGGGGCGGCTTCAAGAGGCGGGGACAGTAACCCCCGGCACAGTGGCCGATCTCGTTCTGCTCGACAGCAATCCGCTAGAGAACATCTCGAACACAAGGAGAATAGCCGGAGTTCTCCTGAGGGGGCGATGGCTCGACCATGCTCAATTGGAGAGCATCAAGCAGGATCTGGTCGCACACTTCGCGATGGAGTGA
- a CDS encoding TonB-dependent receptor, producing the protein MLVTTQWARVGAAAWLSLAVSGLLCSSAFAQETTGSIFGAVHDTSGAILPGATITLTGANVAGSRTTTGDRRGQYQFTSLPPGVYDLELKLSGFAIIKRTGVRVLVGETKEENITLGMAKVTESVTVEAATEAVDTQSAKIGSHFDKDWIDNAPLARTPDGFFDILKSAPGIDPASAANNGQQAGAQPISFGSLLDQNQYQFDGIDLTDSFNGNPSTLVRPSVDIIQDIEVLSLGAPAEYGNVQGAVFNIVTRQGTNAFHGSAAYYYQGDSLTGRNTTDAMDGGLPYKRVSYGDFSAQLGGPIVKDKLWFFAAYEHSKDASAAGVKPEFAHSVSLDHAFGKVTYQISPSHNIVAGLNYDLTDTQYPLLPNQAPSTQFSTRRTIPAPTVSYTGILGNSTTVEARYAGFYADHKNGKAPTSGPDFGTYFYNLDTGAASGHVTSWYEYHVSRTTANAKLTHHSSDFLKAAHDFKLGVQYNAAPAEGLYAINDRIYISSDPTLNGYGLSYTPYDYGGTALNVGAFVDDTVRVGSRLTLSLGIRYDYTHTKASSEPQLDVLGNPTGKVFPGVDYYTWNTFSPRLGFNLKLQSEGKTVLKGHYGRYYRGGTTGEFATSVPSVSPEYRGKYDPATNSFINPVLVADNTNLSIDKNLKAPSTDQFVLAFEQAVFKDAAVTVEYIGKRSRDFVNWVDVGGVYAPITYVDNVGPDATGRSLTLYQLQNSLGDRRFVLTTPPGSTSNADYVSLAATKHMSHHWQLTSSLTLGKSSGDRIKGISASQNFRVFGRNPNDYVNHDGLLPGDRRYVYKMQFLYEGLPGGITLGLDYFYANGYPKSRELRVSQTNLFDPILMQPLSNDLRFPNLNVLDLRLQKNITLAKELKLRLFANVFNLFNDNAVQAFQSDVATSSNYGKPNLNKTLPPRRAMLGAKIDF; encoded by the coding sequence GTGCTGGTAACTACTCAATGGGCACGGGTTGGGGCAGCCGCGTGGCTATCCCTTGCCGTCTCTGGCCTTCTGTGTTCATCCGCGTTCGCCCAGGAGACGACCGGCAGCATTTTCGGTGCGGTACATGACACCTCGGGCGCCATTCTCCCCGGCGCCACGATAACCCTGACCGGGGCGAACGTAGCAGGTTCGCGCACCACAACGGGGGATCGTCGGGGGCAGTATCAGTTCACATCGCTGCCACCGGGCGTCTACGACCTGGAGCTGAAGCTGAGCGGCTTCGCGATAATCAAACGCACCGGCGTACGGGTGCTGGTAGGAGAGACGAAAGAGGAGAACATCACCCTCGGCATGGCCAAGGTGACCGAGTCGGTTACGGTTGAAGCGGCGACGGAAGCTGTCGACACCCAATCCGCCAAGATCGGTTCCCACTTCGACAAGGACTGGATCGACAATGCACCGCTAGCGCGAACGCCTGACGGCTTCTTTGACATCCTCAAGAGCGCGCCCGGAATCGACCCGGCCTCGGCGGCGAACAACGGCCAGCAGGCGGGCGCGCAACCGATCTCCTTTGGGAGCCTCCTCGACCAGAATCAATATCAGTTCGACGGCATCGATCTCACAGACAGCTTCAACGGCAATCCCTCCACCCTCGTGCGCCCAAGCGTCGACATTATCCAGGACATTGAGGTCCTCTCCCTGGGCGCGCCGGCCGAGTACGGCAACGTTCAAGGGGCCGTCTTCAACATTGTGACTCGCCAGGGTACGAACGCGTTCCACGGCAGCGCAGCCTACTACTACCAGGGCGACAGCCTCACAGGGAGGAACACAACCGACGCCATGGACGGCGGGCTGCCCTACAAGCGGGTCAGTTACGGGGACTTTAGCGCCCAACTGGGCGGTCCAATCGTCAAGGACAAGCTGTGGTTTTTCGCCGCTTATGAGCACTCGAAGGATGCCTCGGCGGCGGGAGTAAAGCCAGAGTTCGCCCACTCAGTCTCGTTGGATCACGCATTTGGCAAGGTCACTTACCAGATCTCGCCCAGCCACAACATCGTGGCCGGCCTAAACTACGACCTGACCGACACGCAGTATCCGCTTCTTCCCAATCAAGCCCCGAGCACTCAGTTTTCGACCCGGAGGACCATCCCGGCGCCAACCGTCTCCTACACGGGGATCTTGGGAAACAGCACCACGGTCGAGGCGCGCTACGCGGGTTTCTATGCCGATCACAAGAATGGAAAGGCGCCCACCTCCGGCCCCGATTTTGGAACCTACTTCTATAACCTGGACACGGGTGCTGCGAGCGGCCACGTGACCTCATGGTACGAGTACCACGTCTCACGCACGACGGCGAACGCCAAGCTGACGCACCATTCCAGCGACTTCCTGAAGGCCGCTCACGACTTCAAGCTCGGAGTCCAGTACAACGCCGCTCCGGCCGAAGGGCTGTACGCGATCAACGACAGGATCTACATATCCTCGGACCCGACCCTCAACGGCTACGGGCTTTCCTACACGCCTTACGACTATGGGGGCACGGCCCTCAACGTCGGCGCCTTCGTCGACGACACGGTCCGGGTGGGAAGCCGGCTGACCCTTAGCCTCGGTATCCGCTACGACTACACTCACACCAAGGCCTCGTCGGAGCCCCAACTAGATGTCCTGGGCAACCCCACGGGCAAGGTGTTTCCCGGGGTTGACTACTACACCTGGAACACCTTTTCGCCAAGGCTGGGCTTCAACCTCAAGCTTCAGTCGGAAGGAAAGACGGTCCTGAAGGGGCACTATGGCCGGTACTATCGGGGTGGCACGACCGGCGAATTCGCCACCAGCGTGCCCTCGGTCTCCCCCGAATACCGCGGGAAATACGACCCTGCAACAAACAGTTTCATAAATCCAGTTCTCGTGGCAGACAACACAAATCTCTCAATCGACAAGAACCTGAAGGCTCCGAGCACGGATCAGTTCGTCCTTGCGTTCGAGCAGGCAGTGTTCAAAGACGCTGCGGTGACGGTGGAGTACATAGGCAAGCGCTCTCGCGATTTTGTGAACTGGGTGGACGTAGGTGGCGTCTACGCTCCGATCACCTACGTGGATAACGTCGGCCCCGACGCGACCGGCCGCTCCCTCACGCTGTACCAGCTTCAGAACAGCCTGGGCGACCGCCGCTTCGTGTTGACGACTCCACCGGGCTCAACCTCGAATGCCGACTACGTAAGCCTGGCCGCGACCAAGCACATGTCGCACCATTGGCAGCTCACATCGTCCCTAACCTTGGGCAAGTCATCGGGTGACCGAATCAAGGGAATCAGCGCCTCTCAGAACTTTCGGGTCTTCGGCAGGAACCCCAACGACTATGTGAACCACGATGGCCTCCTCCCCGGGGATCGTCGATACGTCTACAAAATGCAATTTCTTTACGAGGGCCTGCCCGGGGGAATCACTTTGGGCCTCGACTATTTCTACGCCAATGGTTACCCAAAGTCGCGAGAATTGCGGGTATCGCAGACCAACTTGTTTGATCCAATTCTCATGCAACCTCTCTCGAACGACCTGCGCTTCCCCAACCTGAACGTGTTGGACCTTCGACTCCAGAAGAACATCACCCTCGCGAAGGAACTCAAGCTTCGTTTGTTCGCCAACGTGTTTAACTTGTTCAACGACAACGCGGTCCAAGCGTTTCAGAGCGACGTAGCGACGTCGAGTAACTACGGCAAGCCCAATCTGAATAAGACCCTGCCACCGCGGCGGGCCATGCTCGGGGCGAAGATCGACTTCTGA
- a CDS encoding sulfatase-like hydrolase/transferase, producing MPCRQEIRFGDLAVLLLLALTPEIGACRLPPANARPARNLVIVTIDTLRADRVGIYGNRHAETPRLDRIGGEGAMAPQATAHVPLTRPSHVSLFTGLLPYETGVRDNLSPALDPGTALLAEVLKKAGFATAAFVSAMVLDASSGLSRGFDTYEARLDSGGGLQFLGSVRRKGDVTTREAITWLQLMRQSSGPAPRFFLWLHLYDVHDPYEPPEPYATRYVGRPYDGAVAWVDELVGRLDDALARLELRDQTLLVVTSDHGEGLGEHGETLHGFFTYQTTLQVPFLARGPAIHPGTRLAATVRMVDLFPTVLDMLGVPSPRGVHLAGASLAQALRGDSKGTEPLTYAESLVPLLHFGWSDLRVLREGRWKYIQAPRAELYDLETDPEETNNLVALNPARGEAMRAALGRILDEERRGGVTHEGAAAVPLELLEKLGALGYIGGMAPAKTTTPGADPKDRIEQFRFASEQMRAGLLQFEAKDYPGSAKRFQTLLERGISSFEVHFFLGRALFAAGRIRAAAPQFEEAARWAPASAAAWKGLGESRTAMGDANGALEALHRGEAAVPRDADLRLTEARLLRKLGRGEEARRAYESGLSLAPGNAQGHAELGELLRDLGAVDEAIRRQREAVDLEPSDAYYWATLGMTLGGSGRMDEAEKAFREAWRLDGADHRNAYNLGLALLRQGRAEDARPFFEKALQLAPGFTPARQRLSEMGRPARK from the coding sequence ATGCCCTGCAGGCAGGAAATCCGTTTCGGTGACCTTGCCGTTCTGCTCTTACTCGCCCTCACGCCTGAAATCGGCGCCTGCCGGCTTCCGCCGGCGAATGCACGCCCGGCACGCAATCTCGTCATAGTAACCATCGACACCCTGCGCGCCGATCGCGTGGGCATTTATGGCAATCGCCATGCAGAAACACCACGACTCGACCGGATCGGTGGCGAAGGAGCAATGGCGCCCCAGGCAACGGCCCACGTGCCGCTCACGCGTCCCTCCCACGTCAGCCTCTTTACGGGCCTGCTTCCGTACGAAACCGGCGTCCGCGACAACCTCTCACCGGCCCTCGATCCCGGGACGGCGCTCCTGGCGGAAGTGCTCAAGAAGGCGGGCTTTGCGACCGCGGCCTTCGTGTCGGCGATGGTGCTCGACGCTTCCTCGGGTTTGAGCCGGGGCTTCGACACGTACGAAGCCCGCCTTGACAGCGGAGGCGGTCTTCAATTCTTGGGCTCGGTGCGCAGGAAGGGCGATGTGACGACACGTGAGGCGATCACCTGGCTCCAACTGATGCGACAATCGAGCGGTCCCGCCCCCCGGTTTTTCCTGTGGCTGCACTTGTACGACGTCCACGACCCCTACGAGCCGCCCGAACCATACGCCACGCGCTATGTGGGGAGGCCGTACGACGGAGCCGTGGCCTGGGTGGACGAGCTCGTCGGCCGACTCGATGACGCCCTTGCCCGACTTGAGCTGCGCGACCAAACGCTGCTCGTGGTCACTTCCGACCACGGCGAGGGCCTTGGAGAGCACGGGGAGACGCTCCACGGCTTCTTCACGTACCAAACGACTCTGCAAGTCCCCTTTCTCGCGCGTGGTCCAGCAATCCACCCAGGCACGCGCCTCGCCGCTACCGTGCGCATGGTGGATCTGTTCCCCACCGTCTTGGACATGCTGGGCGTGCCTTCACCGCGAGGAGTCCACCTCGCCGGTGCGAGCCTAGCCCAAGCCCTGCGCGGAGACTCGAAGGGGACCGAGCCCCTCACGTATGCCGAGTCCTTGGTGCCGCTTCTTCACTTCGGCTGGAGCGACCTGCGCGTGTTGCGCGAGGGTCGTTGGAAATATATCCAGGCGCCAAGAGCCGAGCTCTACGACCTGGAGACGGACCCCGAAGAGACGAACAACCTCGTCGCCCTCAACCCAGCACGCGGGGAGGCAATGCGCGCAGCGCTGGGTCGCATTCTCGACGAGGAGCGACGGGGAGGTGTCACCCACGAAGGAGCAGCCGCGGTTCCCCTGGAGTTGCTCGAGAAGCTGGGCGCCCTCGGCTATATAGGTGGGATGGCCCCGGCGAAGACGACCACCCCGGGGGCCGACCCCAAGGACCGAATTGAACAGTTCCGCTTCGCCAGCGAGCAGATGCGTGCGGGCCTGCTCCAGTTTGAGGCAAAGGACTACCCTGGCAGTGCGAAGCGCTTCCAAACACTGCTCGAGCGAGGCATCTCGAGCTTCGAGGTGCACTTCTTCCTAGGCCGGGCCCTATTCGCGGCTGGCCGCATTCGGGCAGCGGCTCCGCAGTTCGAGGAGGCGGCGCGCTGGGCCCCGGCCTCCGCCGCAGCCTGGAAGGGCTTGGGCGAGAGCCGGACGGCAATGGGCGACGCGAACGGCGCACTCGAAGCTCTGCATCGAGGCGAAGCCGCGGTTCCCCGGGATGCGGACCTGAGGCTAACCGAAGCTCGCCTGCTGAGAAAGCTGGGCCGCGGAGAGGAGGCGCGTCGGGCCTATGAGTCCGGTCTCTCCTTGGCTCCAGGGAATGCCCAAGGCCATGCCGAACTCGGCGAATTGCTCAGGGACCTTGGAGCTGTCGACGAAGCGATCCGGCGGCAGCGGGAGGCCGTCGACCTGGAGCCTAGCGACGCGTACTACTGGGCCACCCTGGGCATGACTCTTGGTGGCAGCGGCCGCATGGACGAGGCGGAGAAAGCGTTCCGCGAGGCATGGCGACTTGACGGTGCGGACCACCGCAACGCCTACAACCTCGGACTTGCGCTGCTACGACAGGGACGGGCCGAGGACGCCCGCCCGTTCTTCGAGAAGGCGCTCCAACTGGCCCCCGGCTTCACTCCAGCTCGGCAGAGACTCTCCGAAATGGGGCGGCCAGCCCGGAAGTGA
- a CDS encoding trypsin-like serine protease: MRISFLWALLLLTSAPSSMAIVERHDRDDGQYLKLGARFDAVGEVEPDGSGTLVASRWVLTAAHVAAGRGGATAVKFGERRYRVKRAVLHPLGTAARDRPPEVDLALLELETPVDGIAPLEIYRSHDEAGRTAFIVGWGDYGKGGTALTHTDHRRRAATNQVSDAGPRRLFFSFDAPPAGTDLEGVCGPGDSGGPALLESGGRVLVAGVSSAADGPPGNYGLTDIFVRVSAYADWIDKTIHASGAEPKAQP; the protein is encoded by the coding sequence ATGAGGATATCCTTCCTTTGGGCTTTGCTCCTTCTGACCTCCGCGCCGAGTAGCATGGCGATCGTCGAGAGGCACGATCGGGATGACGGCCAGTATCTAAAACTGGGTGCGAGATTCGACGCCGTAGGCGAGGTCGAGCCCGACGGAAGCGGCACCCTTGTGGCGTCCCGATGGGTCTTGACGGCCGCGCATGTCGCCGCTGGGCGCGGGGGCGCCACTGCGGTCAAGTTTGGCGAGCGGCGGTATCGGGTCAAGCGAGCAGTGCTTCACCCTCTTGGGACGGCCGCTCGAGACCGCCCGCCCGAAGTCGACCTGGCACTGCTCGAACTCGAAACTCCCGTGGATGGGATCGCACCCTTGGAGATTTATCGCAGTCACGACGAAGCAGGCCGGACTGCATTTATCGTTGGATGGGGCGACTACGGCAAGGGAGGGACGGCACTCACTCACACGGATCACAGGCGGCGGGCGGCGACAAACCAGGTCTCGGATGCGGGACCACGCCGACTGTTCTTCTCCTTTGACGCCCCTCCCGCGGGGACAGACCTCGAGGGCGTGTGTGGGCCTGGCGACAGCGGCGGCCCCGCCCTGCTCGAGTCCGGCGGTCGTGTGCTTGTGGCAGGCGTCAGCTCAGCAGCGGACGGTCCGCCCGGCAACTACGGGCTCACCGACATCTTCGTGCGCGTGAGTGCGTACGCTGACTGGATCGACAAGACAATCCATGCCTCAGGGGCCGAACCAAAGGCGCAACCATGA
- a CDS encoding M20/M25/M40 family metallo-hydrolase: MRVRCSTVILAASLCCSGAQRIWADDGSVVREQIRRYRAAHEQEIVGELVDLLSIPNHASDTENIERNARTIVSMMERRNVTAQLLRVSGAPPLVYGELRAPGDRPTIGIYAHYDGQPAVPAQWRHPPFRPVLIDPGSHEVDWRSRRQYEPESRLYARSASDDKAPIQAILTALDALKSTGRALSVNLKLLFEGEEEINSPHLGELLSRHPEALEADVWLLSDGPIHPSRRMQVFFGVRGEIDLEMTVYAATRALHSGHYGNWAPNPIMLLTHLLDSMRSEDGQILIPHFSDDVRPLTDAEKQAVLKTPAVDEDLKHELAIATPEGDGVPLAEQILKPALNVHGIQGGNVGAQAANIISTEAMASIDFRLVPNQTPEGVRAAVEDHIARQGFLIVHGTPDLATRRAHPRVVTLLWGPGYPAYRAPMDSPVARAVVRGIEQACGSPIVELVSVGAAIPMYVFEGKHHRPVIGVPIANHDNNQHAADENLRLQNLWDAIDMYSVLLLGLGNDKSLETPH, translated from the coding sequence ATGAGAGTACGGTGCTCGACAGTCATTCTTGCGGCGTCTCTTTGCTGCTCAGGAGCGCAGAGGATTTGGGCGGACGATGGCTCGGTCGTTCGGGAACAGATCCGCCGCTATCGCGCGGCGCACGAGCAGGAGATCGTCGGCGAACTCGTGGACCTCCTGAGCATCCCCAACCACGCCTCCGACACCGAGAATATTGAGCGCAACGCGCGAACCATCGTGAGCATGATGGAGCGCCGCAACGTCACTGCTCAACTCTTGCGCGTCTCGGGAGCGCCGCCGCTCGTCTACGGTGAACTGCGCGCTCCTGGAGATCGGCCGACCATAGGAATTTACGCCCACTATGACGGCCAGCCCGCAGTCCCAGCGCAGTGGCGACATCCGCCCTTTCGGCCCGTGCTCATCGACCCCGGATCGCACGAGGTCGATTGGAGATCAAGGCGTCAATATGAGCCCGAATCCCGCCTCTATGCTCGGTCTGCCAGCGACGACAAAGCACCGATCCAAGCGATTCTCACGGCGCTGGACGCCCTGAAGTCGACCGGCCGGGCGCTCTCCGTGAATCTCAAGCTCTTGTTCGAGGGCGAGGAGGAGATCAACTCCCCCCACTTGGGGGAGCTGCTGAGCAGGCACCCTGAAGCGCTGGAAGCCGATGTGTGGCTGCTGTCGGATGGGCCGATACACCCATCCCGGCGCATGCAGGTATTTTTCGGAGTGCGTGGTGAAATCGACCTGGAGATGACGGTCTACGCGGCCACCCGCGCCCTTCACAGCGGCCATTACGGAAACTGGGCACCCAATCCCATCATGCTTCTCACGCATCTGCTCGACAGCATGCGGAGTGAGGATGGGCAGATCCTGATCCCCCACTTTTCTGACGACGTCCGACCCTTGACGGATGCGGAGAAGCAGGCAGTCCTAAAGACTCCCGCGGTCGACGAAGACCTCAAGCACGAGCTCGCGATCGCGACACCGGAGGGCGACGGCGTGCCCCTGGCGGAGCAGATCCTCAAACCCGCGCTCAATGTTCATGGTATCCAAGGGGGGAATGTTGGTGCGCAGGCAGCGAACATCATCAGCACGGAAGCGATGGCGTCAATTGATTTCCGTCTGGTGCCGAACCAGACCCCGGAAGGCGTACGAGCCGCGGTCGAGGACCATATTGCCCGCCAGGGCTTTCTCATCGTTCACGGCACACCCGACTTGGCTACGCGCCGAGCGCACCCGCGAGTCGTGACGCTCTTGTGGGGACCCGGCTATCCGGCATACCGCGCCCCCATGGACAGCCCGGTCGCGAGAGCGGTGGTTCGAGGCATTGAACAAGCCTGCGGCAGCCCGATTGTCGAGCTCGTATCGGTGGGAGCTGCCATCCCCATGTACGTCTTCGAAGGAAAGCACCACAGGCCGGTTATCGGCGTGCCGATTGCCAATCATGACAACAACCAACACGCTGCGGACGAGAATCTCAGGCTTCAAAACCTGTGGGACGCCATCGACATGTATTCGGTGCTTCTCCTGGGCCTGGGAAACGACAAGTCGTTGGAGACCCCACACTGA